One Candidatus Zixiibacteriota bacterium genomic window, AACTCCTTATCTTCATAAAGCATTATGAAGTGAAACAAAATGCTGTATGTCACCACCAGCATTGTCAACGCAAAAAGAAACTTGAATAGAAGTTTGAAGTTTCTCTTAGTTGTGCGACTTCGGGTAAAGTAAAGAATCTGGGCAGCAATGAATTTCATGATGAAGAATCTTTCACTACAATAATCAGGTTACTGCGTATCCGCCTAATAATTCCCAATAGAAATAGATCGCCTAACATAGTGCGCCAAGCAGCGACGCAAACTTACATAAAATGTATAACCTTTACTCTGTATGTTGCGCCGTCTTCTGAGGACGCATGTTAAACGATTTCATCCTTACTACGACCTGAGCGTTCAACAATGAACGGAAGGCCTTCGATGGATATTATAAACAATGTCTGAAGGTCGAGCAAACTCTGTTGTCGCATTAATCCCGGACGAGATCCGTGGGTGCCGTCCGCAGGTGTGAAGCCAATGAAATTGGCGGAGGGGTGGAGAATCGAACAGGTGTCGGTTGGCTGCTGCCCATATTCGCCTTGTGGCACAACGACTTACACCCTATCGTGACCAAATTGTGACCGTTTTGTTTGGCTTATACTCTTCAATTGAATTGGTGAAGACTATACAACCGTCAGAAAGCGTATAGCCCTCTACTAAAAAAAATCCGAGTATTTCTTGACAAATATTCGGAATCCATTATATTCGATATATGTCGAATTATCGAACTATAGAAGTTGAGCGATTCAGTGAGATGTTTGGGGCTTTATCCAATCCCAATCGACTCATAATTTTCTTGAGGTTGATAAATTGCTGTGGTTTAGAGAAACCCTGTTCAACAGACGCCGGCATGGGGGCCTGCGTTGGTGAACTTTCAGACGGTCTTGGAATAG contains:
- a CDS encoding metalloregulator ArsR/SmtB family transcription factor encodes the protein MSNYRTIEVERFSEMFGALSNPNRLIIFLRLINCCGLEKPCSTDAGMGACVGELSDGLGIAPSTVSHHLKELRRTGLISMSRQGRTVECTINVKTLEGLLSLFDAQQQQIIQL